TCCTATATGGAGATCATCAAAAAGGGGCTGAGAGTGATGGACCTGACCGCCATCACCTTTTGCCGCGACTTCCAGATTCCTATCGTCGTGTTCAATATCCTGAAGCACGGCAACTTCCGGCATATCGTTTGCGGTGAACCCATAGGGACGAAAGTCATAGAGGTCTGAGAATGGCCGCCGATTTCGTAAGTCATGCAAAAGAGCGAATGGCCAAAGCCGTGGCGCATTGCCGGGATGAAATGGTCCACATTCGCACCGGCAAGGCTACTCCGGCGCTCCTCGACCCAATCCGGGTCGATTACTTCGGAAGCCATGTTCCGCTTAAACAAGTCGCTGGTATTTCAACGCCGGAACCGCGATTGCTCGTCATTCAGCCCTACGACAAGGGGATGATAGGCGCTATCGAAAAGGCTGTCCTGGCGAGCGATCTCGGACTGACGCCTTCCAACGACGGACGAATGGTGCGGCTGCCGATACCGGTCCTGACGACCGAGCGGCGCGAAGAATTGATAAAGGTCGTTCGCCGCATCGCTGAGGAGGGCCGGGTGACGGTGCGCAATCACCGCCGCGACCTGAATGAAGCCGTTAAGAAGGCCGAGAAGAGCAGCGAGATTTCGGAAGACGTGAGCCGCCACTTTCACGAACTGATCCAAAAAGAAACCGATCATCACATTTCTGAGATCGACCACCTCCTGAAGATTCGGGAGGAGGAGATCCGGAAGGAATAACAAACCGCGTATCAAGTATCAAGTATCAAGTAGCAAGTATCAAGTGTCGATGAGGTATGATGCAGATTCAGACACTTTATGGCTTGAAACTTGCAACTTGAACTTGAATCTTATTACACTGGAGGCTAAATGGCACTCTACATCAACGAAGACTGCATCAACTGCGGAGCCTGTGAGCCCGAATGCCCGACCAACTCCATCACCGAAGGCCCTGAGGTCTATATCATAGACGTTGCGACCTGTGTTGAGTGCGAAGGTCACTTCGACCAGCCGCGTTGCATCGAAGTCTGTCCGGTTGAGTGTATCTTCAAACTGGAGTAAGCGAGTAAGCGATAAAGCGGGTAGGCGAGTGGCAGGGTTGCTTCTATGCAAATAATATCCCTGGCCCGCCCGACGCAGCAACGCCTGACTGAGCGAGCCGGCATCCAAATATGGGTGCCGGCTCGCTCTATCTCTGGGTGCTGTCTCGACTCCTATCACAAATTTCAACCTGCTAAGTAATGAAAAGGGCCGCCTGAGCATCGCTGCTCCGACGGCCCTCCCGCAACCCGCAGATTTGGTTGCTAAGGTAGATAAATCAGCGGCAACGAGCGCAGCGACCGCCCCTCAACCTCCACCCGAACCCAGTAGAGTCCGGCTGCCATCCCATCCGGCCGCCATCCGATCTGATTACTTCCGGCATCGAGGCGCCGCTCCTCGAGTACCTTCAGTTTGCGTCCCTGACTGTCGATCAAGGTCGCCTTCACGCTCCCGGGCAGGGCGAGGACGACGGTTACGATGACGTTGTTGTTAAATGGATTGGGAAACGCCGAGATCAGCCCCGGACTGTCGGGCGGCATTTCGACATACGACAGGCTCAACCGGCCTGGGTCATAAATGAAAGGAAAGGCTCCGATATCCGACCGGGTGTTGAACTCATCGCCCGGATCTACCAGCCCCGGGGTGCCGGCGTCGATACAGGGTGATCGCCG
This genomic interval from Calditrichota bacterium contains the following:
- a CDS encoding ribosome recycling factor is translated as MAADFVSHAKERMAKAVAHCRDEMVHIRTGKATPALLDPIRVDYFGSHVPLKQVAGISTPEPRLLVIQPYDKGMIGAIEKAVLASDLGLTPSNDGRMVRLPIPVLTTERREELIKVVRRIAEEGRVTVRNHRRDLNEAVKKAEKSSEISEDVSRHFHELIQKETDHHISEIDHLLKIREEEIRKE
- a CDS encoding YfhL family 4Fe-4S dicluster ferredoxin, whose product is MALYINEDCINCGACEPECPTNSITEGPEVYIIDVATCVECEGHFDQPRCIEVCPVECIFKLE